A genomic region of Deltaproteobacteria bacterium contains the following coding sequences:
- a CDS encoding HAMP domain-containing histidine kinase, which yields MPPPTQRSTRRPCRPMGRMMDRGRSAFHFCYMARVKKRRPTSPGILAALRARQVAMAALYWGPIIFLLSTIVLVVSLWKGVNLGGLQYLAVLLLAAGGVAAAWTLQRRLAEISVALERAQRTSTVGLLTAGFAHEMKNALTVVLGFAELARTAAERARSDPKVTRHLKELENETRRTVAQLQSFLSYSAGEKVPRRPQDVNELVSDALQMVRPMARIKDLQLEQATGEPPRVDADPFAIRQLLLNLLLNALDFARTRISISTARTTDGRAEVTVTDDGPGVPPENRDRIFQRFVTTRPGGNGLGLSTSRDIAQAHGGTLTLRDGGSGAAFVLTLPPA from the coding sequence ATGCCGCCCCCTACGCAGAGGAGCACGCGCCGCCCTTGCAGGCCCATGGGGCGCATGATGGATCGTGGGCGCTCCGCATTCCACTTCTGCTATATGGCGCGCGTGAAGAAGCGGCGCCCCACCTCGCCCGGCATTCTCGCCGCGCTCCGCGCGCGGCAGGTGGCGATGGCTGCACTGTACTGGGGGCCGATCATCTTTTTGCTCTCGACCATCGTGCTCGTCGTCTCACTGTGGAAGGGCGTGAACCTCGGCGGACTGCAGTATCTTGCCGTCCTGCTCCTGGCTGCGGGCGGCGTGGCGGCTGCCTGGACGCTGCAGCGCCGGCTGGCGGAGATCTCCGTCGCGCTGGAGAGAGCGCAGCGGACGAGCACGGTGGGTCTGCTGACGGCGGGATTCGCGCACGAGATGAAGAACGCGCTGACGGTGGTGCTCGGGTTCGCCGAGCTCGCGCGGACGGCGGCGGAACGAGCGCGGTCGGACCCCAAGGTCACCCGGCATCTCAAGGAACTGGAGAACGAGACCCGGCGGACCGTTGCGCAGCTGCAGAGCTTTCTCAGCTACTCCGCCGGAGAAAAGGTGCCGCGGCGGCCACAGGACGTGAACGAGCTGGTCAGCGACGCGCTGCAGATGGTCCGGCCGATGGCGCGGATCAAGGACCTGCAGCTGGAGCAGGCGACGGGAGAGCCGCCGCGGGTGGATGCGGATCCGTTCGCCATCCGCCAGCTCCTGCTGAACCTGCTCCTGAACGCCTTGGACTTCGCGCGGACGCGCATCAGCATCAGCACCGCGCGGACGACGGATGGGCGGGCGGAAGTGACCGTGACGGACGACGGTCCTGGAGTGCCGCCCGAAAATCGCGATCGCATCTTCCAGCGCTTCGTCACCACGCGCCCGGGCGGAAACGGGCTGGGCCTCTCCACCAGCCGGGACATTGCTCAGGCCCACGGCGGCACGCTCACGCTCCGCGACGGGGGATCGGGCGCGGCGTTCGTGCTCACGCTGCCCCCGGCGTAA
- the coaBC gene encoding bifunctional phosphopantothenoylcysteine decarboxylase/phosphopantothenate--cysteine ligase CoaBC, which yields MGLQGRRVLLCVGGGIAAYKACELARLLVKDGAQVRVALTPAAQRFVTALTFQALTGSAVAADIFCAEQELAAGHIALADWAELAVVAPATANLLARLRIGQADDAAAAALLAIDPRRWLLAPAMNEKMWASPAVEENVRVLRERGARMVGPAIGEMAERSHVGPGRMSEPAEIFAACQQALAPRDLEDVPVLVTAGPTREMLDPVRYLSNPSSGRMGYALAEAARDRGARVTLISGPVELPKPPQVDMVEVVSAEDLARAVGERLDGVRVVVMAAAVADQRPSKRASQKVKKKPGDETVTLVRTPDILASLGERAQRPLLVGFAAESENVEGNARDKLLRKNLDLIVANDVADAFGKTTNKVLVLGKDGARRELAGPKQTVAHAIWDM from the coding sequence ATGGGCCTGCAAGGGCGGCGCGTGCTCCTCTGCGTAGGGGGCGGCATCGCGGCATACAAAGCCTGCGAGCTCGCCCGCCTGCTCGTGAAGGACGGCGCGCAGGTCCGTGTCGCTCTGACCCCCGCCGCGCAGCGGTTCGTCACCGCCCTGACGTTCCAGGCGCTGACGGGCTCGGCGGTAGCCGCCGACATCTTCTGCGCCGAGCAGGAGCTCGCCGCGGGCCACATCGCGCTCGCCGATTGGGCCGAGCTGGCCGTCGTCGCGCCGGCGACGGCGAATCTCCTCGCGCGGCTGCGGATCGGGCAGGCCGACGACGCCGCGGCGGCGGCCCTCCTGGCGATCGATCCCCGCCGCTGGCTGCTCGCGCCGGCGATGAACGAGAAGATGTGGGCGAGCCCCGCGGTCGAAGAGAACGTGCGGGTGCTCCGCGAGCGCGGAGCACGGATGGTCGGCCCGGCGATCGGCGAGATGGCGGAGCGAAGCCACGTCGGTCCGGGGCGCATGTCGGAGCCGGCAGAGATCTTCGCCGCCTGCCAGCAGGCGCTCGCGCCTCGCGATCTGGAGGACGTCCCGGTGCTGGTCACCGCCGGGCCCACCCGGGAGATGCTCGACCCGGTCCGTTACCTCTCGAACCCGTCCTCGGGCCGGATGGGATACGCGCTTGCCGAAGCGGCCCGCGACCGCGGCGCGCGCGTGACGCTGATCTCCGGCCCGGTGGAGCTTCCCAAGCCGCCGCAGGTCGACATGGTGGAGGTGGTCTCGGCGGAGGACCTCGCGCGCGCCGTGGGCGAGCGTCTCGACGGCGTCCGCGTGGTGGTGATGGCCGCTGCCGTCGCCGATCAGCGTCCTTCGAAGCGCGCTTCACAGAAGGTGAAGAAGAAGCCCGGCGACGAGACCGTCACCCTGGTGCGGACGCCCGACATCCTGGCCTCCCTCGGCGAGCGCGCGCAGCGGCCCCTCCTGGTCGGCTTCGCGGCCGAGTCGGAGAACGTCGAAGGGAATGCGCGCGACAAGCTCCTGCGCAAGAACCTCGACTTGATCGTCGCCAACGACGTGGCCGATGCCTTCGGCAAGACCACCAACAAGGTCCTGGTGCTCGGAAAGGATGGCGCGCGCCGGGAGCTGGCCGGGCCGAAGCAGACGGTGGCGCACGCCATCTGGGACATG
- a CDS encoding uracil-DNA glycosylase produces the protein GEMGECTRCKLHKGRTNIVFGVGNPEARLMFVGEAPGEDEDLQGYPFVGKAGQLLTKMIEAMGLRRDDVYICNTVKCRPPNNRNPEPDELLACEPFLKGQLGAVKPAAIVTLGKFAAQALLREQTPITRLRGQWREYEGIPVMPTFHPAYLLRSPGEKGKVWEDLKQVMKKLDLPLPKGGAS, from the coding sequence GGCGAGATGGGAGAGTGCACGCGCTGCAAGCTGCACAAGGGCCGGACGAACATCGTCTTCGGGGTAGGGAATCCGGAAGCGCGCCTGATGTTCGTAGGGGAGGCGCCGGGCGAGGACGAGGATCTCCAGGGTTATCCATTCGTGGGGAAGGCCGGACAGCTTCTGACGAAGATGATCGAGGCGATGGGCCTGCGCCGCGATGACGTCTACATCTGCAACACCGTCAAGTGCCGCCCCCCCAACAACCGCAATCCCGAGCCCGACGAGCTGCTCGCCTGCGAGCCGTTCCTCAAGGGCCAGCTCGGCGCCGTCAAGCCGGCGGCGATCGTGACCCTGGGCAAGTTCGCGGCTCAGGCGCTGCTGCGCGAACAGACGCCGATCACCCGGCTGCGCGGCCAATGGCGCGAGTACGAGGGCATTCCCGTGATGCCCACGTTCCATCCCGCCTATCTGCTGCGGAGCCCCGGTGAGAAGGGCAAGGTCTGGGAGGACCTGAAGCAGGTGATGAAGAAGCTCGACCTTCCGCTGCCGAAGGGAGGCGCATCGTGA
- a CDS encoding slipin family protein, with product MIYWVFVVPVLFWIISGLRVIQEYESGVIFRLGRFAEVKRAGLNWIVPGVDRMVKVDLRTVTRDVPPQDVITHDNVSLKVSAVIYFRVIDAEKAIIQVENFLYATSQLSQTTLRSTLGKLDLDDLLAQREKINKELQQVLDLHTEPWGIKVTAVEVKAIDLPPEMQRAMARQAEAERERRAKVIAAEGEYQAAEKLGMAADVIQAHPSALQLRYLQTLVEISAEKASTTIFPVPIDLLTPFIKLAQGAADQQQLPPQRVPIGVTRE from the coding sequence ATGATCTACTGGGTCTTCGTCGTCCCCGTCCTGTTCTGGATCATCTCCGGCCTGCGCGTCATCCAGGAGTACGAGTCGGGCGTCATCTTCCGGCTCGGCCGCTTCGCGGAAGTGAAGCGCGCCGGGCTCAACTGGATCGTTCCCGGGGTGGACCGGATGGTGAAGGTGGACCTCCGCACCGTGACCCGCGACGTTCCACCGCAGGACGTGATCACGCACGATAACGTCAGCCTGAAGGTCTCGGCCGTCATCTACTTCCGGGTGATCGACGCGGAGAAAGCAATCATCCAGGTGGAGAACTTCCTCTACGCCACCTCGCAGCTCTCGCAGACCACGCTGCGCAGCACGCTCGGCAAGCTCGACCTCGACGATCTGCTGGCCCAGCGCGAGAAGATCAACAAGGAGCTCCAGCAGGTCCTCGACCTGCACACCGAGCCCTGGGGCATCAAGGTGACCGCGGTCGAGGTCAAGGCCATCGATCTTCCGCCGGAGATGCAGCGGGCGATGGCGCGGCAGGCAGAGGCGGAGCGCGAGCGGCGCGCCAAGGTGATCGCCGCCGAGGGCGAGTACCAGGCGGCGGAGAAGCTGGGGATGGCCGCGGACGTGATCCAGGCGCATCCGTCGGCGCTGCAGCTCCGCTATCTGCAGACGCTGGTCGAGATCAGCGCCGAGAAGGCGAGCACCACCATCTTCCCGGTGCCCATCGACCTGCTCACGCCCTTCATCAAGCTTGCGCAGGGAGCCGCCGATCAGCAGCAGCTTCCGCCGCAGCGGGTTCCCATCGGAGTGACGCGTGAGTGA
- a CDS encoding L-erythro-3,5-diaminohexanoate dehydrogenase, with the protein MSDPYGLRRVVRPKGVLPQQAEVIDPRLPLGPDEVAIDVERLNIDAASFRQLQEECKGDVPRIAARIREIVAARGKMQNPVTGSGGMLIGRVAEVGPEHPARGELERGDRIATLVSLTLTPLSLEEIQAVHPHAERADVRGRAVLFATGLWARLPEDLPEATALAVLDVCGAPAWVARLASKGQRLLVVGAGKSGSLACAQARRNGAHVTVLDYRRDVAQGLVSDGLAHAWLAADATRPLEVYALTKGEFDVVVNCASVPGTEMASILSTRQGGEVLFFSMATSFTAAALGAEGVGKDVRLTIGNGYAQGHAELALDLVRETPALQKIFAARVA; encoded by the coding sequence GTGAGTGATCCGTACGGGCTGCGGCGGGTGGTGCGCCCCAAGGGCGTGCTGCCGCAGCAGGCGGAGGTGATCGATCCGCGCCTGCCGCTCGGGCCCGACGAGGTCGCCATCGACGTCGAACGCCTGAACATCGACGCGGCTTCTTTCCGGCAGCTGCAGGAGGAGTGCAAGGGCGACGTCCCGCGGATCGCCGCCCGGATCCGCGAGATCGTCGCGGCCCGCGGAAAGATGCAGAACCCCGTCACCGGGTCCGGAGGGATGCTGATCGGCAGGGTGGCGGAAGTCGGACCGGAGCATCCCGCGCGCGGCGAGCTGGAGCGTGGCGACCGGATCGCGACGCTGGTGTCGCTCACGCTGACGCCACTGTCACTCGAGGAGATCCAGGCGGTGCATCCGCACGCCGAGCGCGCCGACGTGCGCGGGCGCGCCGTGCTGTTCGCCACCGGCTTGTGGGCGCGGCTCCCCGAGGATCTGCCGGAGGCAACGGCTCTCGCCGTGCTCGACGTCTGCGGAGCTCCGGCGTGGGTGGCTCGGCTGGCGTCCAAAGGTCAGCGCTTGCTGGTCGTAGGCGCGGGCAAGAGCGGATCGCTCGCCTGCGCGCAGGCCCGCAGGAACGGCGCCCACGTCACCGTTCTCGATTACCGGCGGGACGTCGCCCAGGGCCTCGTCTCGGACGGGCTCGCCCACGCGTGGCTTGCCGCGGACGCGACGCGCCCGCTCGAGGTCTACGCGCTGACGAAGGGCGAGTTCGACGTGGTGGTGAACTGCGCCAGCGTTCCCGGCACCGAGATGGCGAGCATCCTCTCCACGCGCCAGGGCGGAGAGGTCCTCTTCTTCAGCATGGCGACCTCCTTCACGGCCGCGGCGCTGGGCGCCGAAGGAGTCGGCAAGGACGTCCGCCTGACGATCGGCAACGGCTACGCGCAGGGGCACGCGGAGCTGGCGCTGGATCTGGTCCGCGAGACGCCGGCGCTGCAGAAGATCTTCGCTGCCCGGGTGGCCTAG
- a CDS encoding molybdenum cofactor guanylyltransferase has protein sequence MARDACAVVLAGGESRRFGSDKALARFRGEPLIARVVRELRNVGFNQVAIAAKEPEKYADAAPGAELLRDVRPIQTPLAGLAAGLRASRHALVFACAADMPFAADAALIDALTAAIAGHDAAVPHAAGSLQPLCGLWWKDACLRAAEALLARPRPPGPRAILPLVRAARLDWPDPRPFLDADTPEVLRELELAS, from the coding sequence GTGGCGCGGGACGCCTGCGCCGTCGTGCTCGCGGGCGGCGAGAGCCGGAGATTCGGCAGCGACAAGGCACTCGCCCGATTCCGCGGTGAGCCGCTGATCGCGCGCGTGGTCCGCGAGCTGCGGAACGTCGGATTCAACCAGGTCGCCATCGCCGCGAAGGAACCGGAAAAGTACGCCGACGCGGCACCGGGGGCCGAGCTTCTCCGCGATGTCCGCCCCATTCAAACTCCGCTCGCAGGGCTCGCCGCCGGACTGCGCGCCTCGCGGCACGCGCTGGTCTTTGCCTGTGCCGCGGACATGCCCTTTGCGGCAGATGCCGCGTTGATCGACGCCCTCACCGCGGCCATCGCCGGACACGATGCCGCCGTGCCCCACGCCGCCGGCTCGCTGCAGCCTCTTTGCGGCCTCTGGTGGAAGGACGCGTGCCTTCGCGCTGCCGAAGCGCTGCTCGCGAGACCGCGGCCCCCCGGCCCACGCGCCATCCTGCCGCTGGTCCGCGCCGCACGCCTCGATTGGCCGGATCCCCGTCCGTTCCTCGACGCGGACACCCCCGAGGTCCTACGCGAGCTGGAGCTCGCTTCGTAA
- a CDS encoding aminotransferase class V-fold PLP-dependent enzyme yields the protein MSSRPSRSVANPLAQHWTLDPRIDFLNHGSFGACPKPVLEAQTELRARMERQPLQFLARDLEGLLDEARGDLARFIGADPDDLAFVPNATSGVNTVIRSLELEPGDELLTTDHAYNACRNALRWQERRGAKVVVAAVPWPIAGPSQVVDAVLGAVTARTRLALLDHVTSPTGIIFPVEEIVGRLQERGIDSLIDGAHAPGMMPLDLRGIGAAYFTGNCHKWLCAPKGAAFLYVRRDRQQRIRPLTISHGANAARTERSRFRLEFDWTGTDDPTPFLCIPHALRFLGSLFPGGWPDLIERNHALAVRGRKLLCEALRVEAPAPEEMLGSLASVPLPDAKGKMPLARGVFWHPLQRALLERHDIEVPVMPFPALPRQLIRISAQAYNSEDQFARLATALRSELQLA from the coding sequence ATCAGCTCCCGCCCGAGCCGAAGCGTGGCTAATCCGCTCGCGCAGCACTGGACGCTCGACCCGCGCATCGACTTCCTCAACCACGGCTCGTTCGGAGCCTGCCCGAAGCCGGTGCTCGAGGCGCAGACGGAGCTGCGCGCGCGCATGGAGCGGCAGCCGCTGCAGTTCCTGGCACGCGATCTCGAGGGCCTGCTCGACGAAGCCCGGGGAGATCTGGCGCGGTTCATCGGGGCAGATCCGGACGATCTCGCGTTCGTTCCGAACGCGACCAGCGGCGTGAACACCGTGATCCGCTCGCTCGAGCTCGAGCCGGGCGACGAGCTGCTCACCACCGACCACGCCTACAACGCCTGCCGGAACGCGCTGCGCTGGCAGGAACGGCGCGGCGCGAAAGTCGTGGTGGCGGCGGTGCCGTGGCCCATCGCCGGGCCCTCGCAGGTCGTCGATGCGGTGCTCGGTGCCGTCACGGCCCGGACCCGGCTGGCCTTGCTCGATCATGTGACCAGCCCGACCGGGATCATTTTTCCTGTCGAGGAGATCGTCGGGCGTCTTCAGGAAAGGGGCATCGACTCCCTCATCGACGGAGCGCACGCGCCGGGGATGATGCCGCTGGATCTGCGCGGGATCGGCGCCGCGTACTTCACGGGCAACTGCCACAAGTGGCTCTGCGCGCCGAAGGGAGCCGCGTTCCTGTACGTGCGGCGCGATCGCCAGCAGCGCATCCGTCCCCTGACGATCAGCCACGGGGCGAACGCCGCGCGAACGGAGCGCTCGCGGTTCCGACTGGAGTTCGACTGGACCGGGACCGACGATCCCACTCCCTTTCTTTGCATCCCGCACGCGCTGCGCTTTCTCGGCTCCCTGTTTCCCGGAGGGTGGCCGGACTTGATCGAGCGCAACCATGCGCTGGCGGTGCGCGGCCGGAAGCTGCTCTGCGAGGCGCTCCGCGTCGAAGCGCCGGCGCCCGAGGAGATGCTGGGATCGCTCGCTTCGGTTCCGCTGCCGGACGCGAAAGGCAAGATGCCCCTGGCGCGCGGCGTCTTCTGGCATCCGCTGCAGCGGGCGCTGCTCGAGAGGCATGACATCGAGGTTCCGGTCATGCCGTTTCCGGCGCTGCCCCGGCAGCTGATCCGGATCTCGGCGCAGGCGTACAACTCCGAGGATCAGTTCGCGCGGCTCGCCACCGCCTTACGAAGCGAGCTCCAGCTCGCGTAG
- a CDS encoding DUF4230 domain-containing protein, whose translation MRNLLALAALLLAFVLGAALVWHFTHREPRLPDAQALVLKIREVARLETLDVSLYKKIDFSPDPREQATAWASLVEWASYSVRPPRGRAIVFAVAHLGLDLRKLDTASLRVEGRRVEVVLPRVQTQVELRPAEVEVIGSNLSSAQTAQLFERARNAFEAEVGADKDLQERARESARQSLRSLFVGLGFTEVAFVDQLPPEPKRG comes from the coding sequence ATGCGAAACCTGCTCGCCCTCGCCGCCCTGCTGCTCGCGTTCGTGCTCGGCGCCGCCCTCGTCTGGCACTTCACGCACCGCGAGCCGCGACTGCCCGACGCGCAGGCGCTGGTGCTGAAGATCCGCGAGGTGGCGCGGCTGGAGACTCTCGACGTCTCGCTCTACAAGAAGATCGATTTCTCTCCCGACCCGCGCGAGCAGGCCACCGCCTGGGCTTCGCTCGTCGAGTGGGCGAGCTACTCGGTGAGGCCACCGCGCGGGCGTGCCATCGTCTTTGCCGTCGCGCACCTCGGACTCGATCTTCGCAAGCTGGATACCGCCTCGCTACGCGTCGAAGGGCGCCGGGTGGAAGTGGTCTTGCCGCGAGTCCAGACGCAGGTGGAGCTGCGCCCCGCTGAGGTCGAGGTGATCGGCTCGAACCTGAGCTCCGCCCAGACGGCGCAGCTCTTCGAGCGCGCGCGGAACGCCTTCGAGGCGGAGGTCGGCGCCGACAAGGACCTTCAGGAACGCGCCCGCGAGTCGGCGCGGCAGTCGTTGCGCTCGCTCTTCGTCGGGCTCGGATTCACCGAGGTCGCCTTCGTCGATCAGCTCCCGCCCGAGCCGAAGCGTGGCTAA
- a CDS encoding D-(-)-3-hydroxybutyrate oligomer hydrolase, producing MRVAQRRLFLAKRTLLLFLAVAACRSGSDENALPSFVVPGSVVTTSYDGGSDDLLTGGLGVAGLGQATPISPTTPPAPGFVDPANPTAAELRTRAIYVNYRALVDPIFNGGYATLYGPNVDVNGNPTFNPGRIAGEEWLAYDDDGTGRVNVTMMVQVPASFNQDKPCIVTGTSSGSRGVYGGIATAGDWGLKNGCAVAYTDKGSGMGVHDLRNNTVNQIDGIRDAAPDAGTGSNFTAALTDAERTAFNTASSDRLAVKHAHSQLNPEKDWGLYTLHAIEFAYYVLNQKFGTRSSDAGSATVARKYHAGQILTIAASVSNGGGASLAAAEQDGQHWISGVVVGEPQVQVASTSAIQRGGSAVAAKAKPLYDYMTLAALYQGCAAGAAIYSSNANMNLLTATQITNRCAGLKAKSLLTATTQQAQSDEALQKLRDAGYEADSDLLHSTHFSTYATPAVALTYANAYARASVKDNLCDYSFAAVDSQASGLVVPVNSTTANAQGLAQIFANGNGVPPTGPIEIINNKAVGGPHRDQVSLSASTNAADLNIDGAACLRGLWTGTVDGSGAPLTGTLLSQSNALKSAVQQVQRSARLHGIPTILVQGRNDALVPVNHASRAYYGANKLAEGANSPLYYYEVTNAQHFDTFIGAFAGYQTRFIPLHRYVIESLDFMYKHLRDGAAIPPSQVVRTTPRSSGNNLISKSQNVPDIPATPVAANLITFSNGTLNIPE from the coding sequence TTGAGAGTCGCTCAACGGAGGCTTTTCTTGGCGAAGCGCACCCTCCTGCTGTTCCTGGCCGTGGCGGCGTGCCGATCCGGCTCCGACGAGAATGCGCTGCCGTCCTTTGTGGTCCCGGGGTCGGTCGTCACCACGTCGTACGACGGCGGCAGCGACGATCTGCTGACCGGCGGCCTGGGCGTGGCGGGCCTGGGGCAGGCGACGCCGATCAGCCCTACCACTCCGCCTGCGCCGGGATTCGTCGATCCGGCGAATCCCACGGCAGCGGAGTTGAGGACTCGAGCGATCTACGTGAACTACCGCGCGCTCGTGGATCCCATCTTCAACGGCGGCTACGCCACCCTGTACGGCCCGAACGTCGACGTGAACGGGAATCCCACGTTCAACCCTGGCCGGATCGCCGGTGAAGAATGGCTTGCCTACGACGACGACGGCACCGGTCGCGTCAACGTCACCATGATGGTGCAGGTGCCCGCGAGCTTCAATCAGGACAAACCGTGCATCGTGACCGGCACGTCGTCGGGATCGCGCGGGGTATACGGCGGCATCGCCACAGCGGGAGACTGGGGCCTCAAGAACGGCTGCGCCGTCGCCTACACCGACAAGGGCAGCGGGATGGGCGTCCATGACCTGCGGAACAACACCGTCAATCAGATCGACGGCATCCGTGACGCCGCCCCCGACGCCGGCACCGGATCCAACTTCACCGCCGCGCTGACCGACGCCGAGCGGACTGCGTTCAACACGGCGAGCTCGGACCGGCTCGCCGTCAAGCATGCGCACTCGCAGCTCAACCCGGAAAAGGACTGGGGCCTCTACACGCTGCACGCCATCGAGTTCGCGTACTACGTGCTGAACCAGAAGTTTGGCACGCGCAGTAGCGACGCCGGCAGCGCTACCGTCGCCCGCAAGTACCATGCCGGTCAGATCCTCACGATCGCTGCGAGCGTCTCGAACGGCGGCGGCGCGTCGCTGGCGGCGGCCGAGCAGGACGGGCAGCACTGGATCAGCGGCGTCGTCGTCGGCGAGCCCCAGGTCCAGGTCGCATCGACCTCCGCCATCCAGCGCGGCGGAAGCGCGGTCGCGGCCAAGGCGAAGCCGCTCTACGACTACATGACCCTTGCCGCGCTCTACCAGGGCTGCGCCGCCGGGGCCGCAATCTACTCCTCGAACGCCAACATGAACTTGCTGACGGCCACGCAGATCACCAACCGATGCGCGGGCCTGAAGGCGAAGAGTCTGCTGACCGCGACCACCCAGCAGGCCCAGTCCGACGAGGCCCTGCAGAAGCTTCGCGACGCCGGCTATGAGGCGGACTCCGACCTCCTCCACAGCACGCACTTCAGCACGTACGCCACGCCGGCAGTCGCGCTCACGTACGCGAACGCGTACGCGCGGGCGAGCGTGAAGGACAACCTCTGCGACTACAGTTTCGCCGCGGTGGATTCACAGGCGAGCGGCCTGGTGGTGCCTGTCAACTCGACGACCGCGAACGCGCAGGGGCTGGCACAGATCTTCGCCAACGGCAACGGCGTTCCGCCCACCGGACCCATCGAGATCATCAACAACAAGGCCGTCGGCGGACCGCACCGGGATCAGGTTTCGCTCTCCGCCTCGACCAACGCCGCGGACTTGAACATCGACGGCGCGGCCTGCTTGCGCGGCCTCTGGACCGGCACCGTCGACGGGTCGGGTGCGCCGCTAACCGGGACCCTGCTGTCCCAATCGAACGCGTTGAAGTCCGCCGTGCAGCAGGTGCAGCGCAGCGCGAGATTGCACGGCATTCCCACCATCCTCGTCCAGGGGCGCAACGATGCGCTGGTGCCCGTCAACCACGCCTCGCGCGCCTACTACGGCGCGAACAAGCTGGCGGAGGGCGCGAACAGCCCCCTCTACTACTACGAAGTCACCAACGCGCAGCACTTCGATACCTTCATCGGGGCGTTCGCCGGCTACCAGACGCGCTTCATCCCGCTGCACCGCTACGTCATCGAGTCGCTCGACTTCATGTACAAGCATCTGCGCGATGGCGCTGCGATCCCTCCCAGCCAGGTGGTCCGCACCACGCCGCGCAGCTCGGGCAACAACCTGATCTCCAAGTCACAGAACGTACCGGACATTCCCGCGACCCCCGTGGCCGCGAACTTGATCACCTTCTCCAACGGCACCCTCAACATCCCGGAGTAG